TTCAACCCGCAACTGTTCGCGACCTTCGTGCTCGTCGGCTTCATCTACCCGTTCTTCGAGGGGATCGTCTGGAACGGCCACTTCGGCATCCAGACCTGGCTCACGCAGGCGCTCGGCGCGCCGTTCCATGACTTCGCGGGCTCCGTGGTCGTGCACGCGTTCGGTGGCTGGGTCGCGCTGCCTGCCGTGATGCTGCTCGGCGCGCGCCACGGCCGCTACACGCGCGACGGCCGTATCGCCGCGCATCCGCCGTCGAACATTCCGTTTCTCGCGCTCGGCGCGTGGGTGCTGGCCGTCGGCTGGTTCGGCTTCAACGTGATGAGCGCGCAGACGATCGACAAGATCAGCGGCCTCGTCGCCGTCAACTCGCTGATGGCGATGGTCGGCGGCACGCTGACCGCGTGGCTCGCGGGCCGCAACGACCCGGGCTTCACGTATAACGGCCCGCTCGCCGGACTGGTGGCCGTGTGCGCCGGCTCGGACGTCATGCATCCGCTCGGCGCGCTGCTGACGGGCGCCGTGGCGGGCGGGCTGTTCGTCTATATGTTTACGATCGTGCAGAACCGCTGGCGCATCGACGACGTGCTCGGCGTGTGGCCACTGCATGGCCTGTGCGGCGCATGGGGCGGCATCGCGGCGGGGATCTTCGGCCTGCACGCGCTGGGCGGACTGGGCGGCGTGTCGTTCGCGGCCCAGGTGATTGGCACGCTCGGCGGCGTCGGGTTCGCGACGCTCGGCGGCACGCTCGTCTACGGCGTAATCCGGATCACGGTCGGGCTGCGCATCGACCAGGAAAACGAATTCAACGGAGCCGATCTGTCGATCCACAAGATCACGTCGACGCCGGAACGCGAAACGGTCGGCTGACGCACCACTGCAAGCCCGTGGCGTCTGGTGTAACCTCGCGTTTCCGGGGTCGGCACATGCCATCAGGCGCGCCGCCGGTCCTTCGTACCAACGTGCGCGCCGATGTTAGACTGGCGCGCGCCGGAGATGGCATTCTCCTAAACCGCCCTCGTGGCTGATGATGCCTGCTTCGCCCGGACCTGCGGACGTTGCAGCATCACGCCTCGCCGCAGCCCGGTTCGTCGATGTTCGGCTTTCCAGGCTTGCTCATGTATCTGTCCATTCTTGCCGTCGGTATCGGCGGCGCACTCGGTTCGCTGTTTCGCTGGTTTCTCGGTCTGCGCCTCAACGCGCTCTTTCCGGCGTTGCCGCTCGGCACGCTCGCCTCGAATGTGATCGCGGGTTACATCATCGGCGTCGCCGTCGCGTACTTCGGGCGCAATCCGCAGATCGCGCCCGAATGGCGCCTCTTCATCATCACGGGCCTGATGGGCGGCCTGTCGACGTTCTCCACGTTCTCCGCGGAAGTCGTCCAGCACCTGCAGCAAGGCCGCCTCAACTGGGCCGCTGGGGAGATTGCGATTCACGTGGCGGCGTCGGTCGTCATGACCGTGCTCGGCATCGCGACGGTCGCCGTCGTCTCGCGCTGAACGGCACGCGCGCGCACCCCGCGCGACGCGCCCAGCACGACGATGACTGACACCTGCCGTTCATCAAAAGATCATTGCTGAACGCTGCCGCGTGGGCGTCGCGTGGCTGTATCATCGTCGTCATATGCGGCGGACCTCGTGACGGCCCGTCACGCATGCATCGCCGCCGAACGCGCGACGAGCCTTGCATCGTCGCATCGTCGCAAAAAAGGGCTTGGGCCGGACGGCGCGCGCAGCGCCCGCTTCGCGCGCATCCCACGCAAGCCAGCTGGGGACCTCTTGAAGTACAGATATCTTTCGCGTCGTTCGTTGCTTCCTCTGCGGCGCAGCGCAGAGGAGTTGTCGTTTGCGTTTTCCGAGCTGCTCGCGCAGCCGCTGAGCCGGCCCGAAGCAGCCGCACGTTTCGAAACCCTGTGGAACGAAGTCAACGACGCCGCGCAGTCATGCGACGACAGCGATACCGCCTTCAGCTATATCGCGCTGCTGCACAGCATGGACCAGCGTTGGCGGTTCCTGAGATCGATGAACTAGCGGGCAAACAACCGTGTCCTCCGATCCGTCCGATAACGAGCCGACCGATAACGAGCCGACCGGGTCGGCAGCGCGGCCACCCCGCCGCGCCGACGAAATCGAAAAGGACTTTCTGGATCGGCCGACGTCCGGCATTCCGCCCGACGTCGCCCGCGACAAGTTCGAGCGCCTGTGGGATGAGACGAACGCCCTCGCCGCATCGTCGATGATGTCGGCGCAACGCCTTCCGTATATCGCGCTGCTCAAGCGCATGCATACGGCGTTCGTGGAGCGCTATCCGCGCTGAACGGCCGGGCGCGAACGGCTCTCCGGCATCGCGGCGGCACGCGCGGCCGCCACGCGGGGTCATGACTTCGCGGGACGTCCCGTCTTTACCGCTTCGAGTTCCTGAACGGCCGCGATCAGGCGTTTGGCGGGCGACACGGCGAGCAGATTCAGGCCCGCGCGCAGCAGTTCGCTCTTCTTGACGGAAATGCCCGCGTCGAGACAACGCTGCTTGAGTTCGGCGATCTTCGCGTAGTCGGATTTCGGCATGGTGAAGCTGTCGCGGACCACTTTTTCCTTCTCTTTCTTCGCACGCGGCTTTTTTTCGGGAGCGGCGGCGGATGCCGGCGCGGTCTTCGCTGTCTTGACGGCCCTGGCTTCCTTAGGCGCCTTCGCAGGGGTCGCGTTCGCAGCAGAACTTGCACTGCTGGCGGGCTTGACTGCCTTTTCCGTCTTTGCGCTCTTCGCCGCCTTCACAGTGCCCGCGGTCTTCGTCGTCTTCGTCGTCTTCGTGGCCTTCGGGCTCGCGCCTGCCGCTTCCGGCGCAACTACGGGCGCCTGCTCGACCGTCGCTGCCTTCTTCGCTTCCGAAGTCCGTGATGCCTTCACTGCGGGCTTTTTGGTTTCGGCAGCCGGTTCCTTCGCGCTCTTCGGGAAGTGGTAGGCCTTTTTGGTGGGTTCTTTGGTTCGCGGCGTGCTCATCGTGTTTCCTCGTTAACGGTATAAACAGTATATACGGTTTCGCGAATGGTGCCGCCCGCCTGAAGTGATGTGCAGCGCCCGCTATGTTTCGCGCAACAGCTGCACCGCCTCGCGCCGGCGTGCCTTGCGACGCTCCTTCAGAAGCGCAAGCGCCGCGCGCGCCTCGGCTTCGTCGGCGAACAGACCGGTGTTTTCGCGCAACAGCGCAATGCTTGCCGTCACGTCGTTGAGCTCGCCGAAGCACTGCTGCAGTTTCTTGAGACGCTTCAATGTGTGGTCGTGGCCGACGTCATCGAGCACAGGGCCGAAAAGCTCGATCAGATAGCGAACCTTCTTGCCCGCCTTGCGCACGTCGTGGAGCGCATCGTAGTCGGCGGGCTTCGCACGGGACGCCTTATCCATCCGCTTTCGCAGCGATTTTTCGGCGGCGCGCACGCGCTTTGCCGCGAACTTCTGCAATGCGTGCCTTTCGGGCGCCGAGTTCAATTCCTTCGATGTGCTTGCGAGTGCACCATGCAGCACGTTGCGAATGTCCGCGTTGATGAGCGTCTCGCGGCTCGCGGCAAGCGCGCGCTCGCGTGCTTCGCGCAGGCAGGCGGGTGCGGCGCGCAGCGCGCCCTCTTCACCCGGTTCACTGGTTTCGTTCGTCTTGCTCGCCAGCAGTTCCAGCAGGATGTCCCAGTCGCGCGTCTTACCGGCGGCATCGGCGAGAAAGCGGTACAGCGCGCGCTGCCGCGCGTTTTCCTGCCTGTCGAGCAGCGGACCATACGCCCACCACAACGAGCGCAAGCGTCGCAGCGCAACGCGCAGCTGATGCAGCGATTCCGGCGAAGCGTCGGCGTGAATGGATGCGCTTTGCGAAAGCGCTTCATCGACGAGCGGCGCCGCGAGCGCGGCGAAGGTCGACTCCGCATGCGCCTCGCCACCGGAATCGGCGACATCGTGCGGGCGATCGTCGTGTCTCATGGGGCCTCGTATCGGGAGCGACAACAAGATGCCTTGTGATGCATCGACCGATGCAACACACATCATACGCTTTCCCGTCGCGCCGAAATCGCGATCTCCGCTGTTGCTGCGGCTATCTGTCCTGCGGCAGGTTGTGCGCGGCGAAGGTCGGCAGGTCCATCACGAGACAGAAGCCTTCGCCTGCCGCGAGCACGCAGTCGCCCGGAACCGCCGAGCCTTCTTCGCGGGACAGCTTGCGCCGCAACGCGGCGACGCCCTGGATCCAGCGCCGGAACGCGGGCAACGGCCATCCGCACAAGGCGACGTCCGCCACCTCCACTTCCACGTTTTCCTCATGCAGCCAGCCGCCGATGTAGTTACGCGCGCACAGTTGCCACTGTGGCAGAGGCGTCATCTGCGAAACGTTCGCGACTTCGACTTGCCCGCTACCGCTCGCCATGCTCCCGGCGGGAGCGAGATAGATGAAATAGTGTGGCGCGAGTAGCCGCGTGCTGGCGACGATATCGACCGCGCCACTTTCGACACCACGCCCGGACAATACGAACTCATCCGCGTCGGGCGCAGTGTGCGCGCGCATCTCTGTCAGCTTGACGCGTAGTGCTTGAATTTTTTGCCTGCACGCATTCGTCCAGCGCTGTTCGGCATCGTCGAAATCGAGTTCGAGCGTGCTGAGGTCGCCCGGATGCACGGCCTTCGCATCCGCGAGCGCGCGTCGCGCCGCGACGATCGCCTTCGGCGCGCTCAGCGAGATATACCGCGACAACTCGCGGCCCACGTCGTCGTCGTCGATCCGGTATTCGAGCAGGCACCAGCGCAACGATGGATCGTGCATGGGCACGTCGGCGCGCACGGCGCGCCCGCCGAGCGCCATCGTCGCGTAGAGATATTCGACGGTCTTGCGCGTCGTCGGCGCTAGCTGTTGAAGTGGAACAGGTTCGGGCTGGCTCAGATTCAGGGCGTCCATGTTCATTCTCGCTTCGGGGTTCGCATTGCCGCGCGCCGGTTCAATCGACACACGATGCTGATTACCCCATACAGCTAAAACTACGCCACGTTTCTCGCGACTCGCTCGCCAACTGACGCACACACGAACGTCGGCCCATGACGCGCGGTCCGAACGGACAGGCACGCCGGATGCGCTATGCATCCCGTGGACTTCCAAAGGAGGAAATCATGACCACACTTGACCCGAAAATGAACCCGGCACGTGGGGGCGCAGGCATCGTCGGCGGTGGCGTGGGCGAAGGTCCCGGGCCCGAAGTGATGGCCGCGGCAACGCTGGATGGCAACAAGGTCGTCTCTTCGGATGGCGAACACGTCGGCAAGATCTCGGACATCATGCTCGACGTGCGCAGCGGGCGCGTCGCCTATGCAGTGCTGTCTGAGGGCGGCTTCCTCGGGATGGGCAGCAACCTGCACGCCATCCCATGGAGCGCGCTGACGCTCGATACGGACGAGAAGGTATTCCGCGTCGATATCACCGCGCAGCGCATCAAGGACGATCCGGGTTTCGACAAGGATCATTGGCCGTCGATGGCCGACGAAACCTGGGGTACCCAGATGCACAAGTACTACAACCGCGATCCGTACTGGACGACGACGTCGGTAGATCCTGTCGCGGAGCGGGATCGGGGGCTGTAACTTCGGCTTCGGTCTCGCACCTGACCGTCATTTCCTGATCGTCGATCACTGACTTTTCTTTACGCTGTCGTCGCGGCGGCCGTCCGGATGGACGGCCGCCGCGTACTTTTCTGGATGCGCAGCGTTGGATCGAAAGCGGCACTCCGACACCAGCGCTTGCAGAGTGTTCGTGCATATCCAACATCGAGGCCTGCCGCCGTCCACCCGCGTCGAGGCGTACAACGGGCAGCAGCCCCGCCCGTGCTCGTTCGCGCAAGGTAGTCATGGCCGTCGGCATGGTCATTGCACTTGTTGGCTACGTCGAACAGGAGCAAGACATGATGCGCCATTTTCCGGATGCAGCCGAACCGAGGTCGTTTCGCACGACAACCATCGTCGCCATTGCCGCGCTAGCCCTTATCGCCGCTTGCGGGACTGGGATTGCCGCACTCTGCGGGCTTTTGCCAGAATCAGAGAATGTCGCGGTCACGGCGACCACGATACCGCTGGTCGATATCTGGCGAAATGAGTCGAGCTCCCCCATTCGACCGCAGTCCGAAAGCCGGGATTCGGGAATGTCCGTGGAATAATCACCGGCCCCGGCGCCGCGCGTCGCACTGACCATATCGCCCCAGCACTTTCCCGCCTCGCGACCTCTCCCTCTCCGCATCGTCTCTTCTGGCTGCAACACCGCAGCGAGCCGTAGGAAATCGATCCGGCGAAAAGCCGTCGTGCTTCTCCGACGATCCCGGTCCCGATAAACCGGACCCAGGTACGGGCGGAATCCAACAAACGCAGGCACAAAAAAAAGGCGCCATGTTTCCATGGCGCCTTCAAAAAGTTCTAGCCATTCCGAGGGCCGTGCTAGAACCTGAGAGACGGTACTGAGATACGGTACTGAAAAACTGCCTGGAAAGCGGCGCTGCAGCGACGGTATCAGCCTGTGACACGCGCGCGACTACCGCACACTTTCGAAATATAGTTCCATTTTTTATGGTAATGCTGACTAAGTCAAGCAAAATTTAATCGCTGCGGACTGCCCGGAAATTACCTTCCTATACAATGAATCGTCGTAGGAAAAAGGGACTTAGGCTTTGCTGAGAGAAGGCTTGAGGCGCTTCACCGGAGTCGTCATCCCGAAGCGTGTTCCACAAATATTGAAATAACGTTTCATAAAAACCACATGAACCAGTCATCGACGCGCCCGGCCGTCACCGATTCCGCAAGGGAAAAAGACGGTTCCGGCGACGAGGTTACCGCGCTCGCGCGCGGCCTGACGGTACTCCGGAGGGTCGCGGCCGCCGACGCCCCACTGTCCAACCGCGAGTTGACCGAACTGACGGGCATTCCAAAACCGACCGTCTCGCGGATCACCGCGACGCTCGTCAGCGCCGGCTTTCTGTTCCGTCTGCCCGACAGCGAGCGTTTCGTGCTCACGTCGTCGGTGCTGGAACTGAGCAACGGCTTTCTGCGCAACTTCGACATCCGCGCCCGCTCGCGGCCGTTTCTGATCGAACTGGCCGAGCGGACATCACTCTCCGTGCACCTCGCCGTGCGCGACCGGCTCGAAATGGTTGTCATCGACGCGATCAAGCCGCGCTCCGCCGTGCTGGTATCGCGCCTCGACGTCGGCTCGCGGATGGACCTGAGCCGCACCGCCGTCGGCCGCGCCTATCTGGCGGCACTGAGCGACACGGACCGCGACAAGCTGCTGATCGGCTTGCAGGCCGCGGCGGGCGACGACTGGGGAAACATCGGCGCGCGACTCGACGCGGCGTTGCGTGAAACCACCGCGCAAGGCTTCGCCATCGCAACGGGCGAATGGCATGAAGGGCTCAATGCCATCGCGGCCGGCTTCATCGGGCCTTCGGGCGAACGCTACGCGGTCAACTGCGGCGGCTCTGCGCACCAGTGCCCGCGCGACTGGCTCGTTTCGCGCGCGGCGCCGGCGCTGCTGGAGACGATCGACCGGATCGTCCACGAGATCGGCGGCACACCGGGACGCAGGCTCGACGCCTAAGCACGGCTTGCCGCAACCGCACGCCACAACAGCAAGCCGACGCGAAGCCCGACGCGAAAGGCGACATCCCGCTGACGCACGGCTTTCGACCCGCGCGAAATCCGTGTAACGGTCGTAATCCGCCGAAAAATACGCCGCTGGACTGTAACTCGGCCCGGGACGTAGCATCATGCTTTCCCGCGCGCCCGGGGAAGCTGCCATAGTCTCCCGCGCGCCCCGCCAGCGCATGCGCATTTCAATGCCGACGGGACCGCGCCCGGCAACGGACGCAGCGGCGGGCACCAGCACGGCCAACAGGGAGGAGCCGTCAACCATGCCCGTAACGTGTCTGGCCGCGAGAGCGGCCGCCGCCACGTCATGGTCATCGCGATGAATCACGCATCAATTAGCATCGCGCAGGCATGCGCGATCAGCACAAAGCGGCGCCCAGCGAAACACCGCCGCGCTCATCGCGTTACCTCGGCACGTTTGCCCCATTAAGCCAGTCACCTGATCGAACGATGGACGAACAAAAAAAGCAGCCTGAAACGTCACGCAACTCCGCTCCCGCCAGCCCGCCTCCAGGGCGCGATCCCGGTCCCGGCGCCGTCAAGCGGCACCGCGGCCGTACGATCGCGCTGATCGTCGCCGTCGTGGTAATCGCGGGCATCGTGCTGGTGCGCTGGCATCCGTGGAACAGGACCGCTGACGGCGCGAGCGCGGCAGCAGGCGCCAGCGGCGCGCAGACAGGACGCGCCGGCGGTGGCCGCCGCGGCGCCGCGGGCGGCATGAACCAGCCGCAACCCGTTCACGTGGCGACCGTGAAGCAAGGCGAAATGCCCGTCGTGCTGAATGCGCTCGGCACCGTCACGCCGCTCGCGAACGTCACCGTGCGCACGCAGTTGACGGGCACGCTGCAAACGGTCGCCTTCCAGGAAGGTCAGATGGTCAAGAAAGGCGATCTGCTCGCGCAGGTCGACCCGCGTCCGTATCAGATCAGTCTTGCGAATGCCGAAGGCACGCTCGCCAAGGACATGGCGCTTCTGCAAACGGCACGTCTCGACCTGAAGCGCTATCAGACGCTGCTCTCCCAAGACTCGATTGCGAGCCAGCAGGTGGACACGCAGGCGTCGCTCGTCAAGCAGTACGAAGGCCAGGTGAAGGCGGATCAGGCGAACATCGACACCTTCAAGCTCGATCTCAC
This is a stretch of genomic DNA from Paraburkholderia caribensis. It encodes these proteins:
- a CDS encoding ammonium transporter yields the protein MDSLKTGTDTLFLLLGAAMVLAMHAGFAFLELGTVRKKNQVNALVKILVDFSVSTIAYFFIGYTIAYGVQFYGSAETLAAHNGYALVRFFFLLTFAAAIPAIVSGGIAERSKFNPQLFATFVLVGFIYPFFEGIVWNGHFGIQTWLTQALGAPFHDFAGSVVVHAFGGWVALPAVMLLGARHGRYTRDGRIAAHPPSNIPFLALGAWVLAVGWFGFNVMSAQTIDKISGLVAVNSLMAMVGGTLTAWLAGRNDPGFTYNGPLAGLVAVCAGSDVMHPLGALLTGAVAGGLFVYMFTIVQNRWRIDDVLGVWPLHGLCGAWGGIAAGIFGLHALGGLGGVSFAAQVIGTLGGVGFATLGGTLVYGVIRITVGLRIDQENEFNGADLSIHKITSTPERETVG
- a CDS encoding CHAD domain-containing protein gives rise to the protein MRHDDRPHDVADSGGEAHAESTFAALAAPLVDEALSQSASIHADASPESLHQLRVALRRLRSLWWAYGPLLDRQENARQRALYRFLADAAGKTRDWDILLELLASKTNETSEPGEEGALRAAPACLREARERALAASRETLINADIRNVLHGALASTSKELNSAPERHALQKFAAKRVRAAEKSLRKRMDKASRAKPADYDALHDVRKAGKKVRYLIELFGPVLDDVGHDHTLKRLKKLQQCFGELNDVTASIALLRENTGLFADEAEARAALALLKERRKARRREAVQLLRET
- a CDS encoding IclR family transcriptional regulator, producing MNQSSTRPAVTDSAREKDGSGDEVTALARGLTVLRRVAAADAPLSNRELTELTGIPKPTVSRITATLVSAGFLFRLPDSERFVLTSSVLELSNGFLRNFDIRARSRPFLIELAERTSLSVHLAVRDRLEMVVIDAIKPRSAVLVSRLDVGSRMDLSRTAVGRAYLAALSDTDRDKLLIGLQAAAGDDWGNIGARLDAALRETTAQGFAIATGEWHEGLNAIAAGFIGPSGERYAVNCGGSAHQCPRDWLVSRAAPALLETIDRIVHEIGGTPGRRLDA
- a CDS encoding PRC-barrel domain-containing protein, which encodes MTTLDPKMNPARGGAGIVGGGVGEGPGPEVMAAATLDGNKVVSSDGEHVGKISDIMLDVRSGRVAYAVLSEGGFLGMGSNLHAIPWSALTLDTDEKVFRVDITAQRIKDDPGFDKDHWPSMADETWGTQMHKYYNRDPYWTTTSVDPVAERDRGL
- the crcB gene encoding fluoride efflux transporter CrcB — its product is MYLSILAVGIGGALGSLFRWFLGLRLNALFPALPLGTLASNVIAGYIIGVAVAYFGRNPQIAPEWRLFIITGLMGGLSTFSTFSAEVVQHLQQGRLNWAAGEIAIHVAASVVMTVLGIATVAVVSR